Within the Microbacterium sp. 1S1 genome, the region GATGTCGGTCATGGGAGTCCTGACGTCGCACTCGGCGGGGCTTCGTCGCCCCGGGCACCGCGTCGTCGCGATGCGCTTGCCTCATGCTCCGGCGCGGTCGGGCGCGTGCTCAAGCGCGCGGAGTCCATCCCGCGCCGACAGTCAACCGGCGTGCCCTCCCGGGCAAGTCCGTCCCCGTCTCGTCCCGCCCCCGTCACGTCCCGCCCCCCGTCTCGTCCCGCCCCCGTCCCGTCCCGCTCCCCGTCTCGTCCCGCTCCCCGTCTCGTCCCGCTCCCGTCTCGTCCCGCTCCCGTCGCTCGCGGGATCGAAATCGCCCCCGTCCCGCCCGACGGCGGCCCGTTCCTGATCCCGCACGGCCATCCGGCGCGCGCCGGCGTCTGTGCAGGATGCAAATCGTCCCCGCCGGTCGGAGATGGGGTGCGTTCCTGATCCCGCGCGGAGGGCTGATGCGCGCACAGGGCCCGATGCCGGTACCGGGTCGCCGGCGCCATCGCGTCGGTGCGGGGCGGAGAATGTCCCCACCAGACGCGCGTCGGGTCCGTTCTTGATCCCGCAGGCGGGCTGCCTCCCCCCTCACCACACCTCGTGCGCGGCTCGTCGGTGCGGGATCGACAGTGCTCGTGCCGGACGGGGGTGTGGTTCGTGTGCGACCCCGTACGGGCCCTGCGCTGTCACGTCAGTGCGGGATGCAAACCGTCCCCGTCAGACGCGTGCGGGGAGCGTTCTTGATCCCGCACGCGGGCGCAGTGCCCTCTCGCGCCTCGTGCGGCTCGTCGGTGCGGGATGCAAACCGACCCTTCCCGACGCGGGCGGGGTGCGTTTCTGATCTCGCACGGGGGTGCGGAGGGCGGGGGAGAAGTGTGCGGGATCAGGAACGTGCGCGGGGCGGGCGCTGGCGGGACGGTTTTGATCCGGCGCGCGGCGATGGGGAGAACGGGGCGAACGGGCGGGGCGAACGGGCGGGGCGAACGGGCGGGGCGAACGGGCGGGGGAGAACGGGGCGGGGTCAGTGGGTGGTGCGGTATTCGCTGGGGAGACGCCGAACGCCGTCTTGAATGCGCGGCTGAAGTGAGCGGCGTCGACGAAGCCCCAGCGGGCGGCGATCGCGGCGACGGGACGGTCGGCGAGCATGGGGTCGAGCAGGTCGCGGCGGCACTGTTCGAGGCGACGGGTGCGGATCCACGTCGACACGGTGACCCCCTGCTCCTGGAACAGTCCGTGCAGGTGCCGAGTGGAGATGAAGTGGGCGGCCGCGATCGAGGCCGGACCGAGGTCCGTGGACGCGAGGTTCCGGTCGATGTGGGAGCGAATCCGCTGCATGAGGGCCCGGTGGGGGTCGGCCGACACCCGGTCGAGTCCGAGCTCCCGCGTGAACACGGTCGTCACGAGGTCGAGGGCGCTGTGCGCGAGTCGGGCTCCCGTCGTGCCGGCCAGCTCGTCGAGGTTGCCGGCGAGTTGCGTGAGGTACGGCACGACCATCCCGCCCAGCCCCTCCTGCCCGGAGATGCGGACGGCGGTGAGCTGCCCGATCATGTCTGCCGGGAGGCTGATGAGGTGCTTGGGGAACATGACCACCATGGTGCGGAAGTCCTGGTCGAAGACGAGGGAGTACGGCCGATCGGTGTCGTAGACGGCCAGGTCGCCCGGCTGCAGTACGGCCTCGCGGTCGTCCTGGATGAGCAGACCAGTGCCGGCGAGCATCAGGCTGACCTTGAAGTACGAGCGGTCTCCGCGCGCGATGAGCTCGGTGGTGCGCTCGACGACGTGCGACGTCGCCCGGATGTCGTTGACGTGGACCTCGTCGACGGCGGCTCCGCGGATCACCCCGCGGAACTGGTCGGCGCCCGCACTCGACACCTGCAGGGGAACGAAGGACTCCGAGACGGCAGCGCGGAACTCGCTGATGTTGCGCGCGACGAGGGTCGACACCGACTCGGCGGGGGTGGTGAGGGCACCGTTCATGACTGATCACCTCGGGCTGGTGGGAACGACGACGTTGTATACGATCCGTTCCGTGATGCTACCACCGGCGACGATCCTGCGGGGATGCCTTCTAGGATGTGAGCCGTGACGGACGGGATGATGTCGACGCTGCTGCAGCGGGTCCTTCGGGTGCTCCGGCAGGTGCGGGGGCCCGCCACCTCGGACGCGGTGTTCGAGGCGACGGCGCTGATCGTCGGCGCCGCCTTCCTCGTGACCGGGTTCGCCGTCGCCCTGCCGGTGTTCTGGGGGCGGGAGCTCTCCATCAGCGGCTCCGGCTCGATCGGCATGTTCGCCGCGTACGGCGGCGCGGTGACCGCCGCCCTCGCGTTCGCCCTGGGGCGGCTCGCCGTACGGCCTCCGCGGCCCGATCCCACCGTCGCGCGTGACGGATTCGCCGTGCCCGGCGACCGGCTCCGCTGGTACGACCTCGCCGCGATCGCCTTCGCCCACGCCGCGATCGCCGCTCTCGGCTGGCTCGGTGTCGCGGAACTGCTGGAGCGGAGTTTCGTGGACGCTCCGGTGTTCCCGTTCCCCGGGGCGATCCTCGTCGCCGTGGCGTTCGCGCTCACGGGCTACGTCGCGTTCCTCAGCGCCGTCGCGTTGACGCCGATGGTGCTGTCGCTGGTGCTGGCGGTGTTCCTCGTGGTCGGCGCGTTCGCCGCGATGCTGGCGTCGAGCGACGTGCACTGGTGGCGGGACAACCTGTCCGCGCTGGGCATGAGCAGCAACAGCGCCTCGGTCGCCTTCAACCTGACCCTCATCATCGCGGGGATCATGGTGACGACCATCTCGCGCTATGCGACCGCGGGGCTGCCCGTCGACGATCCCGTCGACCGTCGCGGCCGGACGATCGTGCGCGGCGGCCTGATCCTCATGGGCATCTTCCTCGCGTGCGTGGGCATCTTCCCGGTGGACGAGTTCTTCCTGGTGCACAACACCGTCGCGACCGGTATGGCCGTCGTGTTCGCGGTGGTGGTCGTCGGGTTGCCGTGGTTCGTCAGGAGCGTCCCGCGGGTGTTCGTCGGCCTCGGCTGGGCGTATGTGCTCGTCATCGTGCTGCTCGGCGCGTTCTTCGCCGTCGGCTACTACAACCTCACCGCGGTCGAGCTCATCGCGGCGGTGCTGATCTTCAGCTGGATCATCGTGTTCCTGCGCACCGTGGGGTCGCTCGGCAGCCCGGCGACCCACCCCGACGGCCTCGCCGTTCCGCGCGCTGAATCCGGCTGAAGGGTGCCGACCCCGCGGGCCTCAGTCGCGCAGGAGGTGCGTCGCCTGGCGGGTGCGCTGCAGCGCGTCGACCGTCTCGGCGTATCGCTGCTTGGCGACCCCGATGAACAGGCAGTCGACGAGGGCGAGCTGCGCGATCCTGCTCACCATCGCGCCGGCGCGGAACGCCGACTCGCGCACCTCCGTGAACAGAGCGTGGTCGGCGACCTGGGCGAGCGGGGAGTCCTTCGCGGATGTGACCGCGACGGTCGTGGCTCCGGTCGCTCCGGCGGCTTCGAGGAAGCGCACGGTCTCGATCGTGGACCCGGCGTGCGAGAAGCCGATCGCGACGGTCGTGCCGACGGGGAGCACCGCGGCGGCGATCGCCTCGTGCGGATCGGCGAGAACATGGGCGTTGCGGCCGACGCGGAGGAGTTTGTGCGCCAGGTCCTCGGCGACGAACTGGCTCGCGCCGATGCCGTAGAGGAGGATGCGGTCGGCCCGGTCGATCGCCGCGACGGTGGCGGACAGCACGGCGAAGTCGAGGTTCCCGACCGTCTCCTCGATCGCGAGGAGCTCCAGACCGGCGAGTTTGGACACTGCTTCCTCGAGCGTGTCCTCGTCCGAGATCTCCGAGCCGAAGGCGCCGCGAGCGGAGAACTGCGCCGCCTCCTTGCCGAGCTCCGTGGCCAGGGCCATGCGCAGCGGGGCGTACCCGCTGAAGCCGATCGCGCGACAGAACCGGACGACGGACGCGACCGACGTGTGGCACTCGGTCGCCAGCTCGCTGATGGTGCTGTCGACAACGAGGCTCGGATTCTCCCTGACGGTGGTCGCCACGCGCGCGAGCGACGGGGGCAGAGTCGCCGCGGCGGCTTCGATCGTCGACTGGATGCTCACGCGATCCTCCGGGGACGGCGGGACAGGGTGGTAAATTCTTTTCAGCAAGTCTACGTGTTGTGTAGCTGCTTTTCTTCCTGATCGCCGATCCGAGGAGCCCCGATGAGCGCGACGACCGTCACGGTCGATCTCGGTAAGTCCCGCTGCCGCCTCGTCGTGCACGGGTCGACCGCCGAGGAGCGCGCCGGCATCGGAGCGCCAGGACTCGCTGCGGCGGGCGGTGTGGACGCGGCGCTCGCCGCGATCCTGCCGCTGCTCGCCGGTGTCGAGGGCATCGGCACGCTCGGAGTGGGCGCGGCGGGAGCATGGTTCGCTCCGGAGGCCGCGTCGGCGCTGGCGACGGCGCTCGCGGCGCGGACGGGCGCCCGCGTGGCGGTCGCCTCGGACGTCGTCACCGCCCATGCCGGAGCCCTCGGCGGCGGAGCGGGCGTCCTGCTCATCGCCGGCACGGGAGCCGTGGCGCTCGGCGTCGACGACAACGGCGCCCGTCTCGTCGACGGCTGGGGACCGGAACTCGGCGACTTCGGCAGCGGTTCCTGGCTCGGTCGCGAAGCCCTCCGCGCTGTGCTCCGCGCCCACGACGGTCTCGCTCGACCGACGGCTCTCACCCGCGCGGTCGCCGGGCCCGTCGGAGCTCCCGGCACCGTGCAGGCCTGGCTCGCCGCCGACGGTCCGCTCGCCCGCCGCCTCGCGACCCTCGCGCCTCTCGTGCTCGCGGCCGCCGACGACGGCGACGACGTCGCCGTCGCGATCGTCGAGGAGGCCGTCCGTCTCCTCGCGGCGACCGCGGCCGCGGCCTCCGGGGCGACCGCCGACGTCGCGCTCCACGGCGGCCTCACCGAACACGACGGTTTCCGCGCCGCGCTCACCCGCGCCCTCGAGGGGCGCGGGCGCCGGGTCGTCCCCCCGGAGGGCGACGCCATGGACGGCGCGCTGCTGTTGACCCGCCGCTTCGATCTCCCCCATGAAAGGTCCGTGCACCGTGCCGAATGACGCCCGCCTCACCACCCTCCTCGCCGAACTCTCGAGTCTCGACACCGAGGCCTCGACGACCGAGCGGGGAGATCTCGATCTGCTCAGCACGACCGAGCTCGTGCAGCGCATGAACGCCGAGGATCGTCGCGTGCCCGAGGCCGTGGCGGGGCGGACGGCGGAGATCGCCGCGGCAGTGGACGGCATCACCGCGCGGTTCCGTCGCGGGGGCCGCCTCATCTACCTCGGCGCGGGAACGGCAGGGCGCATCGGCGTCCTCGATGCGAGCGAATGCCCGCCCACGTTCGGCACCGACCCGTCGATGGTCGTGGGACTCATCGCGGGCGGCGAGACGGCGATCCGTTCGGCGGTGGAGAACGCGGAGGACGACGACGAGGCCGCGGCCACGGCGCTGCGCGAGCTGGAGCTCACCGAACGGGATACCGTCGTCGGCATCTCGGCGTCCGGGCGCACGCCCTACGTCGTCGGCGGTCTGCGGTACGCCCGCGGCGTCGGCGCCCTCACCGTGGCGATCGCGTCGAACGCGGGGTCGGCGATCGGGGCGGAGGCCGAGATCGCGATCGAGGTGGTCACAGGGCCGGAGTTCATCTCGGGGTCGACGCGACTGAAGTCCGGCACGGCGCAGAAGCTCGTCGTCAACATGCTGACCACGCTCTCGATGATCAAGCTGGGCAAGACGTACCGCGGGGTGATGGTCGATCTTCTCGCGACGAACGAGAAGCTGCACGCCCGCTCGATCCGTACGGTGTCGCAACTCGCGGGGGTGGACGTCGACGCGGCGGCCGAAGCCCTGCGGGCCGCGGACGGCTCCGTGAAGCTCGCCCTGCTCCTGCTCGCGACCGGTGCCTCCGCCGAGACGGCGACGGCGGCGCTGGGCGCCGCCGACGGCATCCTCCGCGACGCCATCTCCGCCCTCACCTGAGTCGGTCTCCTCCCGCGACCGAAGATGCGAAACGCTCCGGGCGGGAGCGATCGGGGGCCCTTTCCGCACCCGATCCGGTGTGCCCGCTAGCGTGAGGGTATGCCCCTCGCTCTCGTCACCGGCGCCGCGCGCGCGAACAGCATCGCCGCCGGCATCGTGCCGCGGCTCCGTGTCGACGGCTGGACCGTCGTCACCAGCGACCTCGACGACGCCGACCACCCTGCCGACCTCTCCACAGCGGACGGCCCGGAGCGCCTGATCGCCGAGGTCGTGGAGGCGCACGGCCCCCTCTCCGCGCTCATCCTCAGCCACGCGCACGACGTGGAGTCCGGCGTGCTCGACACCACGGCGGAGAGCTTCGACCGGCACGTCGCCGTGAATGCGCGGGCGAGCCTTCTCCTCATCGCGGCCTTCGCCCGGCAGGCCGAAGAAGGAGGCGCCATCGTGGCCCTGACGAGCGATCACGTCACCGGGAACCTGCCGTACGGGGCGTCCAAGGGCGCGCTGGACCGGCTGGTCATCTCCGCCGCGCGCG harbors:
- a CDS encoding DUF998 domain-containing protein is translated as MTDGMMSTLLQRVLRVLRQVRGPATSDAVFEATALIVGAAFLVTGFAVALPVFWGRELSISGSGSIGMFAAYGGAVTAALAFALGRLAVRPPRPDPTVARDGFAVPGDRLRWYDLAAIAFAHAAIAALGWLGVAELLERSFVDAPVFPFPGAILVAVAFALTGYVAFLSAVALTPMVLSLVLAVFLVVGAFAAMLASSDVHWWRDNLSALGMSSNSASVAFNLTLIIAGIMVTTISRYATAGLPVDDPVDRRGRTIVRGGLILMGIFLACVGIFPVDEFFLVHNTVATGMAVVFAVVVVGLPWFVRSVPRVFVGLGWAYVLVIVLLGAFFAVGYYNLTAVELIAAVLIFSWIIVFLRTVGSLGSPATHPDGLAVPRAESG
- a CDS encoding MurR/RpiR family transcriptional regulator, with product MSIQSTIEAAAATLPPSLARVATTVRENPSLVVDSTISELATECHTSVASVVRFCRAIGFSGYAPLRMALATELGKEAAQFSARGAFGSEISDEDTLEEAVSKLAGLELLAIEETVGNLDFAVLSATVAAIDRADRILLYGIGASQFVAEDLAHKLLRVGRNAHVLADPHEAIAAAVLPVGTTVAIGFSHAGSTIETVRFLEAAGATGATTVAVTSAKDSPLAQVADHALFTEVRESAFRAGAMVSRIAQLALVDCLFIGVAKQRYAETVDALQRTRQATHLLRD
- a CDS encoding BadF/BadG/BcrA/BcrD ATPase family protein, yielding MSATTVTVDLGKSRCRLVVHGSTAEERAGIGAPGLAAAGGVDAALAAILPLLAGVEGIGTLGVGAAGAWFAPEAASALATALAARTGARVAVASDVVTAHAGALGGGAGVLLIAGTGAVALGVDDNGARLVDGWGPELGDFGSGSWLGREALRAVLRAHDGLARPTALTRAVAGPVGAPGTVQAWLAADGPLARRLATLAPLVLAAADDGDDVAVAIVEEAVRLLAATAAAASGATADVALHGGLTEHDGFRAALTRALEGRGRRVVPPEGDAMDGALLLTRRFDLPHERSVHRAE
- the murQ gene encoding N-acetylmuramic acid 6-phosphate etherase, which gives rise to MKGPCTVPNDARLTTLLAELSSLDTEASTTERGDLDLLSTTELVQRMNAEDRRVPEAVAGRTAEIAAAVDGITARFRRGGRLIYLGAGTAGRIGVLDASECPPTFGTDPSMVVGLIAGGETAIRSAVENAEDDDEAAATALRELELTERDTVVGISASGRTPYVVGGLRYARGVGALTVAIASNAGSAIGAEAEIAIEVVTGPEFISGSTRLKSGTAQKLVVNMLTTLSMIKLGKTYRGVMVDLLATNEKLHARSIRTVSQLAGVDVDAAAEALRAADGSVKLALLLLATGASAETATAALGAADGILRDAISALT
- a CDS encoding SDR family oxidoreductase, whose amino-acid sequence is MPLALVTGAARANSIAAGIVPRLRVDGWTVVTSDLDDADHPADLSTADGPERLIAEVVEAHGPLSALILSHAHDVESGVLDTTAESFDRHVAVNARASLLLIAAFARQAEEGGAIVALTSDHVTGNLPYGASKGALDRLVISAARELGPRGISANVLNPGPIDTGWMDDETRAGLAGMTPLGRLGTPSDIAAVVSFLVSDEGRWISGQLLQADGAFSARY